From Topomyia yanbarensis strain Yona2022 chromosome 1, ASM3024719v1, whole genome shotgun sequence, one genomic window encodes:
- the LOC131692244 gene encoding E3 ubiquitin-protein ligase znrf2-like produces MGIKASTANGGQSSPRTRTFSTSSSSDVVSAGAGVPYEISSASPETDSSSAEENAAASAASLALGRVYAATSLPTHIWSLNGIKCPVCSKFVMPDDIECHLVMCLTKPRLSYNEDCLTDAKGECVICLDDLCPGDIIARLPCLCIYHKGCIDKWFEVNRSCPEHPGD; encoded by the exons ATGGGAATAAAGGCCAGCACAGCAAATGGTGGACAGTCGAGTCCTAGAACTAGAACGTTCTCCACCAGCAGCAGTTCGGACGTGGTGTCCGCCGGTGCAG GAGTACCGTACGAAATATCCTCCGCCAGTCCGGAAACCGACAGCAGCTCCGCCGAGGAGAATGCCGCTGCGAGCGCTGCCTCACTAGCGTTAGGTAGGGTCTATGCGGCCACATCCTTGCCGACACACATCTGGTCGTTGAATG GCATCAAATGTCCAGTGTGCAGCAAGTTTGTCATGCCCGACGATATAGAGTGTCATTTAGTAATGTGCCTAACGAAACCTCGTTTGTCTTACAATG AGGACTGCTTAACGGATGCCAAGGGTGAATGTGTTATATGTTTAGATGATTTATGTCCCGGTGATATCATTGCTAGATTACCATGCTTATGCATCTATCATAAAGG ATGTATCGACAAATGGTTCGAGGTGAACCGTAGCTGTCCGGAACATCCGGGTGATTAG
- the LOC131692253 gene encoding uncharacterized protein LOC131692253, producing MITNLIMTRIRHLLVAIAALLKKILCCFSRRRRAPSCETDVLASVNVVRDGNRKYKTIVEKDWNSWDDTPATVEEHIERYREQLAEPVPPKEPPPEERIDFFQDMAPTIVTQQKICISAAGGGRENGEEKAARFDRLTACIDIPVVDGLADWNEDDDRRHGWDDADENTTKQLIRETRKELRQQRQQHRNHFK from the exons ATGATAACAAATCTGATAATGACACGAATCCGACACCTGCTGGTGGCCATCGCGGCCCTGTTAAAAAAGATTCTCTGTTGCTTCTCACGCCGTCGAAGGGCACCCAGCTGCGAAACTGATGTGCTCGCATCCGTGAACGTAGTACGTGATGGGAACCGGAAGTATAAG ACCATCGTCGAGAAAGACTGGAACTCGTGGGACGACACTCCGGCCACGGTCGAGGAGCACATCGAACGCTACCGGGAACAGCTGGCAGAGCCAGTTCCACCAAAGGAACCACCGCCAGAGGAACGGATCGATTTTTTCCAGGACATGGCACCGACCATCGTAACTCAGCAGAAGATTTGCATCTCTGCCGCCGGAGGTGGAAGAGAGAATGGTGAAGAAAAAGCCGCTCGCTTTGACCGGCTAACGGCATGCATCGACATTCCCGTGGTGGATGGTCTGGCGGATTGGAACGAGGACGATGACCGGCGGCATGGGTGGGATGATGCCGATGAGAATACCACCAAACAGCTGATCCGGGAGACGCGGAAGGAACTGCGACAGCAGAGACAACAGCATCGGAATCATTTTAAATGA